A portion of the Granulosicoccus antarcticus IMCC3135 genome contains these proteins:
- a CDS encoding flavin prenyltransferase UbiX, with the protein MVPEPVKAHQFDKTICVAMTGASGIQYALRLIECLVQANCEVYVLMSKPARIVMGMDTDIPVPARTAQVQSQFSEMYGAREGQIKAFGQEEWTAPVASGSGVPDAMVICPCTTGTLASVAAGTCNSLLERAADVVIKEGRKLIVMPREMPFSLIHLENMSRLARAGVVIMPPNPAFYNLPQSIDELIDFVVARIMDQLGVAQSIMPRWGIED; encoded by the coding sequence CTGGTACCCGAGCCAGTAAAAGCACACCAGTTTGACAAGACCATCTGTGTCGCGATGACAGGGGCATCGGGCATTCAATACGCTTTGCGGCTGATTGAATGCCTGGTGCAGGCCAATTGCGAGGTCTACGTACTGATGTCAAAGCCTGCCCGTATTGTCATGGGGATGGATACAGACATCCCTGTGCCGGCTCGAACGGCGCAGGTGCAGTCGCAGTTTTCAGAAATGTACGGTGCACGGGAAGGGCAGATAAAGGCATTTGGTCAGGAAGAGTGGACCGCACCTGTGGCCAGTGGCTCTGGCGTACCCGACGCCATGGTTATCTGTCCGTGTACGACAGGCACGCTGGCATCAGTGGCTGCCGGCACCTGTAACAGCTTGCTGGAGCGTGCGGCTGATGTGGTGATCAAGGAAGGGCGCAAGCTCATCGTCATGCCACGGGAAATGCCCTTCTCTTTAATTCATCTGGAGAATATGTCCAGGTTAGCCCGAGCTGGCGTCGTGATCATGCCGCCCAACCCGGCCTTTTACAATTTACCCCAAAGCATCGACGAACTGATTGACTTCGTTGTTGCCCGGATCATGGACCAACTTGGCGTTGCTCAGAGCATCATGCCTCGCTGGGGTATTGAAGATTAG
- a CDS encoding LON peptidase substrate-binding domain-containing protein — protein MQLPLFPLSSIVLPDGFMPLRLFERRYIDMVKECFRNDTGFGICLIRQGREAGETSVPYPLGTHVSIVDFDQGADGLLHITAKGLEEFRLLDYISSDTGLLIGQVELLPASQPTPMLPEYELLAQKLELILSYLDTDIRFEEKRLDDADWISHRLLEVLPLTPEAKFELLQLSSNQERLKALSALQIEIAER, from the coding sequence ATGCAATTACCTCTTTTTCCGCTTTCAAGTATCGTTCTACCCGACGGCTTCATGCCGTTGCGTCTGTTCGAGCGGCGCTATATCGATATGGTGAAGGAGTGCTTCAGGAACGATACGGGCTTCGGCATCTGTCTGATCAGACAAGGGCGTGAAGCGGGTGAAACCTCCGTGCCGTATCCGTTGGGAACTCACGTATCGATCGTCGATTTCGATCAAGGCGCGGATGGCTTGTTGCACATAACTGCCAAGGGGCTCGAAGAGTTCCGACTCCTCGACTATATATCATCGGATACCGGCCTCTTGATTGGACAGGTAGAGCTCTTGCCAGCCAGCCAACCGACGCCCATGTTGCCCGAATACGAATTGCTGGCACAGAAACTCGAGCTTATTCTCAGTTATCTGGACACCGATATTCGTTTCGAGGAAAAACGTCTGGATGACGCAGACTGGATCAGTCACCGATTACTCGAAGTCCTGCCATTGACCCCTGAGGCAAAGTTCGAGCTGTTACAGCTGTCGAGCAATCAGGAAAGGCTGAAGGCGCTCAGCGCCCTGCAGATTGAAATCGCAGAACGCTGA
- the argA gene encoding amino-acid N-acetyltransferase, with translation MTNQINGTEAAIDWFRAASPYINAHRGKTLVICVPGSALRSELLPTLTHDLTLLSHIGLRLVLCFGIREQVDEQLAQTHIKGHIVAGRRVTDPQALSAIISAAGLVRNDLEARLSMGLPNTPMAGARLAVTSGNFVTAQPFGVHGGLDFQHTGSVREIHQNAIQALLNAGHLVLLPPLGYSLTGDVFNVTATEVASAAAIALKADKLVFLVNALPRDTDGSVVRQASANQIQKLYGVSEATVISQTEQSPDKEPEETAQGTGDTSLDQILGTAVQACLHGVQRVHLLANDNPDALLSELFTRDGSGTLITAERWDHIRPASISDVGGIIELITPLQANGTLVSRSREALELDIDRFVVSERDGMVVSCAAMYLEDDSSTAEIACMATHPDYRGQGRADQLLTHLEKQARRQSFRHARILSTHTGHWFIARGYSELALEDLPANRRASYNQARNSKIYQKRL, from the coding sequence ATGACGAATCAGATCAACGGGACAGAAGCAGCCATCGACTGGTTCAGGGCAGCCTCACCCTATATCAATGCTCACCGAGGCAAGACGCTGGTGATTTGCGTGCCTGGCAGTGCGCTTAGAAGTGAACTCCTGCCAACACTCACTCACGATCTGACACTGTTAAGTCATATTGGTTTACGTCTGGTTCTGTGTTTCGGCATTCGTGAGCAGGTAGACGAGCAATTGGCACAGACCCATATCAAAGGTCATATCGTCGCAGGTCGCAGAGTCACAGACCCGCAAGCGCTCTCAGCCATCATCAGCGCAGCCGGCCTGGTTCGCAATGATCTGGAAGCCCGACTGTCGATGGGCTTGCCAAATACCCCCATGGCGGGCGCCCGGCTCGCAGTCACATCGGGTAATTTTGTCACCGCTCAGCCATTCGGCGTGCATGGCGGCCTGGATTTTCAACATACCGGCTCGGTTCGTGAAATTCATCAAAACGCCATTCAGGCTTTGCTCAACGCAGGTCATCTGGTACTGCTGCCCCCCTTGGGCTACTCGCTCACTGGAGATGTATTCAATGTCACTGCCACCGAAGTGGCGAGCGCCGCGGCCATTGCCTTGAAGGCAGACAAGCTGGTTTTTCTGGTGAATGCACTACCTCGTGACACCGACGGCTCGGTTGTACGCCAGGCCAGTGCCAATCAGATTCAAAAACTCTATGGCGTTTCTGAAGCAACAGTAATCTCACAGACTGAGCAGAGCCCTGACAAGGAGCCAGAGGAAACCGCACAAGGCACTGGAGATACCAGTCTGGACCAGATTCTGGGCACAGCCGTGCAAGCCTGCCTGCATGGCGTGCAAAGGGTTCACCTGTTGGCCAACGATAACCCTGATGCCTTGTTAAGCGAGCTTTTCACTCGAGATGGCAGTGGCACACTGATAACCGCTGAGCGCTGGGATCATATTCGCCCGGCCTCCATTTCAGATGTCGGTGGCATCATTGAATTGATTACCCCCTTACAGGCCAATGGCACGCTGGTCAGCCGGTCGCGCGAGGCTCTTGAACTCGATATCGATCGTTTTGTCGTCAGCGAACGCGACGGCATGGTTGTTTCCTGTGCCGCCATGTACCTGGAAGACGATTCGTCCACCGCAGAAATAGCCTGTATGGCCACCCATCCTGATTACCGCGGGCAAGGCCGTGCTGACCAGCTACTGACACATCTGGAAAAACAGGCTCGCCGACAATCATTCCGCCACGCCCGAATACTCAGCACGCATACCGGCCACTGGTTCATCGCCCGAGGTTATTCGGAATTAGCGCTCGAGGATTTGCCTGCCAACCGCCGGGCAAGTTACAACCAGGCACGAAACTCCAAGATCTATCAAAAGCGCCTGTAA
- a CDS encoding trypsin-like peptidase domain-containing protein produces MLVTFHVTNCQIAGKSRQLVLSLSLLSCLFGSLGVSILPSTAQAASEEDNWARTVSRVADSVVSLQLSQLRNFDDNEQGGSSATGFVVDAERGIILTNRHVVGSGPIRISATFQNQERVDAVPLYRDPIHDFGFIRYKPADLKYATPESLQLRPEKVSTGMNIRVIGSDGGEQLSILPGTIARLDREVPSYGRYGYNDFNTFYLQAASGTSGGSSGSPVIDLDGDVVALNAAANTKTASSFFLPLARIQYALKKLQANEPIDRGGFETLFEHQPFRELRRLGLDEDTESLVRATNYGTTGMLTVEQVITGGIADGLLQPGDILVSIDKAMVTDFLSLETLLDASIEQTLEVELIRQGERTTSRVSVVDLNALAPHKFLELGDTILQNMSIQHARAMNLPRKGVIVMRPGYALTSANVPQGALITELEDMPIEDIDGFLAALNQSRNKDKKRVRYIVPGREFSSELAQIQIDTHWFGQRACTRVDDVRFWDCSVVTLAEPEPDSSKQLVSVPNYKDALLDKVAPAMVHVDFDIPYSVDNVYARHFKGVGIVIDKQAGLVAVDRNTVPIALGDVELTFFGSLVVPATVVFLHPRHNVALVQYDASLLADAQFDALTLSELETELPQNLTMVGYRADGTFRRHAIDDISHLTIGFSAPGLPRFQQASLDVYGVPNVPPSLGGPLVDENGDVHAVYMSFAYEKDRQISQREWAMPAAVIRESLRMYRSQQPYYSLDAHLSYQPLSLARQYGLPDSWLLRYNELPSEMRRVLSVSRQLPDTDAAEKLRSGDVLLAIDGELVSELFVAETLSQRSELELTILRAGKVIQVLLKPSMLDTRGTQRIVSWAGATFENVFSDIAYQKSVSFPGVYIADTEDGSPALWDSLYRNRFVVAVDGSPVNDLDDFLTLVSQREQDQITRLTVVSMSGRKQIVTVQPEYNFWPTFEVSQSPETGWQRIEHGVVTPQ; encoded by the coding sequence GTGTTAGTGACATTTCATGTGACAAATTGCCAGATTGCGGGTAAATCCAGACAGCTTGTTCTGTCATTGTCGCTACTGAGCTGTCTGTTCGGTAGTCTGGGCGTCAGCATTTTACCTTCGACGGCGCAGGCTGCCAGCGAAGAGGACAACTGGGCGCGAACAGTGTCGCGGGTTGCCGATTCGGTGGTTTCGCTACAATTGTCGCAGCTGCGTAACTTCGATGATAACGAGCAGGGAGGGAGCAGCGCCACAGGTTTTGTCGTGGATGCCGAGCGCGGAATCATTCTGACCAATCGCCATGTCGTAGGCTCTGGACCTATCCGAATATCTGCAACTTTCCAGAACCAGGAAAGAGTGGATGCAGTCCCTTTGTATCGGGACCCCATTCATGACTTCGGTTTCATTCGTTACAAACCGGCCGATCTTAAATACGCAACGCCAGAATCATTGCAGTTACGGCCAGAAAAAGTCAGCACGGGCATGAACATCCGGGTCATCGGCAGTGATGGTGGTGAGCAACTCTCCATTTTGCCCGGCACCATTGCCCGGCTTGATCGGGAAGTCCCCTCGTATGGTCGCTACGGTTACAACGATTTCAACACTTTCTATCTACAGGCAGCCTCGGGTACTTCTGGCGGCAGTTCGGGCTCGCCGGTTATTGATCTGGATGGCGATGTGGTTGCCTTGAATGCTGCTGCCAATACCAAGACGGCCAGCAGTTTCTTTCTGCCGTTGGCGCGCATTCAGTACGCACTGAAAAAATTGCAAGCCAATGAGCCGATCGATCGCGGCGGTTTCGAAACTCTGTTTGAGCATCAACCATTTCGTGAGTTGCGTCGCCTGGGTCTGGATGAGGATACCGAATCGCTAGTGCGTGCAACCAACTACGGAACTACCGGGATGTTGACGGTAGAGCAAGTCATCACTGGTGGCATTGCCGATGGTCTGTTGCAGCCTGGTGACATTCTGGTCTCTATAGACAAGGCGATGGTCACCGATTTTCTCAGTCTGGAAACGCTGCTGGATGCCTCCATCGAGCAGACTCTGGAGGTGGAGCTGATACGCCAGGGTGAACGCACGACAAGCCGTGTCAGTGTGGTTGATCTGAATGCTCTGGCTCCTCACAAGTTTCTGGAGCTTGGCGACACCATCTTGCAGAACATGTCCATTCAGCATGCCCGTGCCATGAATCTGCCTCGCAAAGGCGTGATTGTCATGCGTCCCGGCTACGCACTCACCAGTGCCAATGTTCCCCAAGGAGCCCTGATCACCGAGCTTGAAGACATGCCTATAGAGGATATTGATGGTTTTCTGGCAGCATTGAATCAATCCAGAAACAAGGATAAAAAGCGTGTGCGCTACATTGTCCCTGGACGCGAGTTCAGCTCCGAACTCGCTCAGATCCAGATTGACACGCATTGGTTCGGGCAGCGTGCCTGCACCCGGGTTGACGATGTCCGGTTCTGGGATTGCTCGGTGGTAACGCTGGCAGAACCTGAGCCAGATAGCAGTAAGCAATTAGTCAGCGTGCCGAACTACAAGGACGCCTTGCTGGACAAGGTGGCTCCTGCCATGGTGCATGTGGATTTCGACATACCTTATTCGGTTGACAACGTCTATGCGCGCCATTTCAAGGGTGTAGGGATAGTGATTGACAAGCAGGCGGGCCTGGTCGCCGTTGATCGAAACACGGTTCCCATTGCGCTGGGTGATGTTGAACTCACCTTCTTCGGCTCACTGGTGGTCCCGGCAACGGTGGTTTTCCTTCACCCCCGGCACAACGTGGCTCTGGTGCAATACGATGCCTCGTTGCTGGCTGATGCACAGTTTGACGCACTCACACTCAGTGAGCTGGAAACCGAGTTGCCACAGAATCTGACAATGGTTGGCTATCGGGCTGATGGTACCTTCCGTCGCCATGCCATCGACGATATCAGTCATCTCACCATCGGCTTCAGTGCGCCGGGTCTGCCAAGGTTTCAGCAAGCTTCACTGGATGTCTATGGCGTGCCTAATGTTCCACCTTCACTGGGTGGCCCACTGGTGGATGAGAATGGTGATGTGCATGCCGTCTATATGTCCTTCGCCTACGAAAAAGATCGGCAGATCAGCCAACGTGAGTGGGCGATGCCGGCTGCTGTCATTCGGGAATCACTGCGTATGTATCGTTCGCAGCAACCTTACTATTCGCTTGATGCGCACCTGTCTTACCAGCCATTGTCGCTCGCTCGTCAATATGGGCTGCCGGATAGCTGGTTGTTGCGTTATAACGAATTACCTTCGGAAATGCGAAGAGTCTTGTCTGTATCGCGGCAGCTGCCAGATACCGACGCGGCTGAGAAGCTACGCTCGGGAGACGTGTTGCTGGCTATTGATGGTGAGCTGGTCTCAGAGCTGTTTGTGGCGGAAACACTCTCGCAACGCTCCGAGCTTGAACTGACTATTCTGCGCGCGGGCAAGGTTATTCAGGTGCTACTGAAGCCATCAATGCTTGATACGCGTGGTACGCAGCGCATTGTCAGCTGGGCGGGTGCCACTTTCGAGAATGTCTTTTCAGATATTGCCTACCAGAAGTCTGTGAGCTTTCCCGGCGTCTATATTGCTGACACCGAAGATGGCTCACCGGCCTTGTGGGATTCCCTGTATCGAAATCGTTTTGTGGTTGCCGTAGATGGTTCGCCGGTCAATGATCTTGATGATTTTCTGACACTTGTCAGCCAGCGCGAGCAGGATCAGATAACCCGTCTGACAGTGGTTTCCATGAGTGGCCGCAAGCAGATCGTGACGGTTCAGCCGGAATACAATTTCTGGCCTACCTTCGAGGTCAGCCAGAGTCCGGAGACCGGATGGCAACGTATCGAGCATGGTGTAGTAACGCCCCAGTAA
- a CDS encoding UbiH/UbiF/VisC/COQ6 family ubiquinone biosynthesis hydroxylase has product MTMQSECSFDYDVVIVGGGMVGSMLAAALATQGSLKVAVLEQQEPEPFAPGSEPERDIRVSALSIATQRMLEKVGAWQGIITRRACPYRQMLVWDGEAAGQTHFRASDIGVPELGHIVENRVLQLALLDVIKSAATVDFLCPASLVSYQCHAGYVQCELSDGQRAISTRLLVGADGGRSTVRDQAGIQVDRSPYPHHALVATVETELPQQDITWQRFQPTGPEAMLPLTGHHASLVWYHDAEEVKRLKALSEADFIEALHRSFPPELGAIRKILERSSFPIVKAHAQHYIAERVALIGDAAHTVHPLAGQGVNLGMLDAAALAQVLIEAVDSGRDLGSRRVLRGYERWRRGENALMISILDGFYHAFKPQPSGVRTARSAALNIADRAGPAKSLVMRYAMGTAGDLPALAQ; this is encoded by the coding sequence ATGACTATGCAATCAGAATGTTCATTCGACTACGACGTGGTGATCGTGGGTGGTGGCATGGTCGGAAGTATGCTGGCAGCGGCATTGGCCACACAGGGTTCCCTGAAAGTGGCGGTGCTGGAGCAGCAAGAGCCCGAACCCTTTGCCCCCGGCAGTGAGCCTGAGCGTGATATCCGTGTTTCGGCTCTGAGCATCGCCACCCAGCGTATGCTGGAGAAGGTCGGCGCCTGGCAAGGCATCATCACCCGGCGTGCCTGCCCCTATCGCCAGATGCTGGTATGGGATGGCGAGGCGGCAGGGCAGACGCACTTTCGAGCCAGTGACATCGGCGTGCCTGAGCTTGGGCATATTGTTGAAAATCGAGTCTTGCAGCTGGCGTTACTCGATGTCATCAAATCAGCCGCAACGGTAGATTTCTTGTGTCCGGCAAGTCTGGTCTCGTATCAATGTCATGCGGGATATGTTCAGTGTGAGCTGAGTGATGGGCAGAGAGCCATTTCAACGCGGCTACTGGTAGGGGCCGATGGTGGACGCTCCACGGTTCGGGATCAGGCGGGTATCCAGGTTGATCGCTCGCCATACCCGCATCATGCACTGGTTGCCACTGTTGAGACCGAGCTTCCCCAGCAGGACATTACGTGGCAGCGGTTCCAGCCAACGGGCCCGGAAGCCATGTTGCCACTGACAGGGCACCATGCCTCACTGGTCTGGTATCACGATGCCGAGGAAGTGAAACGTCTGAAAGCTCTGAGTGAGGCTGATTTCATCGAAGCACTGCACCGCAGCTTCCCGCCTGAGCTGGGTGCCATCAGAAAGATTCTGGAGCGCAGCAGTTTTCCCATTGTGAAGGCGCATGCGCAACATTATATTGCTGAACGGGTTGCCCTTATTGGCGATGCAGCTCACACGGTTCATCCGTTGGCAGGGCAGGGCGTGAATCTGGGTATGCTGGATGCTGCAGCCTTGGCGCAAGTGCTGATAGAGGCCGTTGACAGTGGGCGGGATCTGGGCAGCCGTCGCGTGTTACGCGGCTATGAGCGCTGGAGACGCGGTGAGAACGCACTGATGATATCCATACTGGATGGTTTCTATCATGCGTTCAAACCACAGCCGAGCGGGGTGAGAACGGCCCGTTCGGCGGCGTTGAACATTGCCGATCGTGCAGGGCCTGCCAAATCTCTGGTGATGCGCTATGCCATGGGAACAGCAGGAGATTTACCGGCTCTGGCGCAATAG
- a CDS encoding GNAT family acetyltransferase — protein MKIRPFETRDTDEVIMLWEACALTRPWNNPALDIQRKSALDDDLFLVGEKDGMIAGTVMAGYEGHRGWINYLAVAPSARHCGLGKQLMINVEARLLELGCPKINLQIRHGNDAVIAFYEAIGFSTDACVSMGKRLIPDA, from the coding sequence ATGAAGATACGACCCTTTGAAACACGCGATACCGATGAAGTCATCATGCTCTGGGAAGCCTGTGCACTGACCCGTCCATGGAATAATCCAGCATTGGATATCCAGCGCAAGTCAGCTCTTGATGACGATCTGTTTCTGGTGGGCGAAAAGGATGGCATGATCGCCGGGACCGTCATGGCTGGCTATGAGGGCCACCGTGGCTGGATAAACTATCTGGCCGTCGCCCCCAGTGCCCGCCACTGCGGGTTGGGCAAACAATTGATGATCAATGTAGAGGCGCGCCTGCTTGAACTGGGTTGCCCCAAGATCAACTTGCAGATTCGTCATGGCAACGATGCTGTCATCGCCTTCTATGAAGCGATCGGCTTCAGTACCGATGCCTGTGTGAGCATGGGCAAACGCCTCATACCCGACGCCTGA
- a CDS encoding HugZ family protein codes for MSKEENPAQVLADLKVTVKSVLLATLGEDGEPHSGYTPFLLDEGDVIIFVSQLALHTRDLLANGRASAMIISDEADSSQIFARTRVSYQCEAKVVRKEDEHYAPLLDRFEQQHGKMINLLRQLPDFVLFRLVPHRGQFVMGFGKAFKLTGPKLDEFEHARSA; via the coding sequence ATGAGCAAGGAAGAGAATCCCGCCCAAGTTCTGGCTGATCTGAAAGTCACGGTGAAAAGTGTCTTGCTGGCAACACTGGGTGAAGATGGTGAGCCGCACTCGGGCTATACCCCGTTTCTACTGGATGAGGGGGATGTCATCATTTTTGTCAGTCAGCTTGCCCTGCATACTCGTGACCTGTTGGCCAATGGTCGAGCGTCAGCAATGATCATCAGCGATGAGGCTGATTCTTCCCAGATTTTCGCTCGTACTCGGGTCAGTTACCAATGCGAGGCAAAGGTGGTTCGCAAGGAAGATGAGCACTATGCCCCCTTGCTGGATCGGTTTGAACAACAGCACGGCAAGATGATCAACCTCTTGCGTCAGCTTCCCGATTTTGTACTTTTTCGGCTGGTGCCGCATCGTGGCCAGTTTGTGATGGGCTTCGGCAAGGCGTTCAAGCTCACAGGTCCAAAGCTGGATGAGTTCGAGCACGCCAGATCAGCTTGA